The following coding sequences are from one Natrarchaeobaculum sulfurireducens window:
- a CDS encoding IS1595 family transposase, whose protein sequence is MIPLDVFGSESVAADLLQQVRWRNGVTCPRCRSDLTVKNGSYGHFQRYLCKNCDRTFNDKTGTIFAHSKVALRKWLFSIYAFLRFNTSLRQLQLEIDVQYKTIYQRVERFTKALDAPSLDLVGPVEIDEIYVSAGLKGRERDQESRSRGLSTRGRGSYDQDKPPVFTIVDRGTGDRYVIPAKSADESTIRLLLANREKEPLTIYTDGFRAYDPLAEDDAFDREYVVHGDGEYADKDVHVNTCESHGSLLRPWFSPHRGISKDKLTQYLRAFQLRRKLLRKPGREALKHAVKATL, encoded by the coding sequence ATGATTCCGCTAGATGTGTTTGGGTCGGAATCGGTCGCAGCGGACCTGTTGCAGCAGGTTCGCTGGCGTAACGGTGTTACTTGCCCTCGCTGCCGTTCTGACCTGACGGTCAAGAACGGCAGCTATGGGCACTTTCAGCGCTATCTCTGTAAGAATTGCGACCGCACGTTCAACGACAAGACCGGCACGATCTTTGCCCATTCGAAGGTCGCGCTCAGGAAGTGGCTGTTCTCGATTTACGCATTTCTCCGGTTTAACACGAGTCTTCGCCAACTTCAGCTAGAGATCGATGTTCAGTACAAAACGATCTACCAGCGCGTCGAGCGCTTCACGAAGGCGCTCGACGCCCCGTCACTCGACCTCGTCGGGCCGGTCGAAATCGACGAGATCTACGTTTCTGCAGGGTTGAAAGGCCGCGAGCGCGACCAAGAGTCGCGCTCGCGTGGCCTGTCCACGCGTGGACGAGGATCGTACGACCAGGACAAACCGCCGGTGTTCACGATCGTCGATCGTGGTACCGGCGATCGGTACGTGATCCCAGCGAAATCCGCCGATGAATCGACTATTCGGCTCCTTCTCGCAAACCGCGAGAAGGAGCCACTGACCATCTACACGGACGGATTTCGTGCCTACGATCCGCTGGCCGAGGACGACGCATTCGACCGCGAATACGTCGTCCACGGCGACGGCGAATACGCCGACAAAGACGTTCACGTCAACACCTGCGAGAGCCACGGATCGCTGCTGCGACCGTGGTTCTCGCCTCATCGAGGCATCTCAAAAGATAAGCTCACACAGTATCTCCGAGCGTTCCAACTTCGACGAAAACTACTGCGGAAACCAGGGCGAGAGGCACTCAAACACGCTGTCAAAGCTACGCTGTGA
- a CDS encoding halocin C8-like domain-containing protein, translating into MKTKFNGSIEEGEDEAEIKVVSEDHEPLVAVTRYTLSEDGVEKDSAEFESGDVSPLVGHGDIELPEIDDWDDLPSYDDIPGAPSIDVSCGECEELFETACIVGCGVTIGTICIIVTGGIGALACAAIVSIACIVIDYLGTDACAPGSDIVESEEFCSQLSFC; encoded by the coding sequence GTGAAAACAAAATTCAATGGATCAATTGAAGAAGGAGAGGATGAAGCTGAAATCAAAGTGGTTTCCGAGGATCACGAACCGCTGGTAGCAGTGACACGATATACGCTCTCCGAAGATGGAGTAGAGAAAGATTCTGCTGAGTTTGAGTCTGGGGATGTATCACCACTTGTTGGACACGGAGATATTGAATTGCCAGAGATTGATGATTGGGATGATCTTCCAAGCTATGACGACATTCCTGGTGCCCCAAGTATTGACGTGTCGTGTGGAGAATGTGAAGAACTCTTTGAGACGGCTTGTATTGTAGGATGCGGAGTAACTATTGGAACCATTTGTATTATTGTTACAGGTGGAATTGGTGCGTTAGCTTGTGCTGCTATCGTTAGCATCGCATGTATTGTTATTGATTATCTTGGGACAGATGCATGTGCGCCAGGAAGCGATATCGTTGAATCCGAAGAATTTTGCTCCCAGCTTTCGTTCTGTTAG
- a CDS encoding HalOD1 output domain-containing protein, which yields MAHSTRLRDIPDGDRASMRIVDAVARHREVHPTELHAPLYAAIDPEALDRLFDSTAADALDVTFEYAGHSVLVEGEGRVTVDDTVHDSAPEFRGEG from the coding sequence ATGGCTCACAGTACGAGGCTGCGCGACATCCCGGACGGTGATCGGGCGAGTATGCGGATCGTCGACGCGGTGGCAAGGCACCGAGAGGTCCACCCGACCGAACTCCACGCTCCCCTGTACGCTGCGATCGATCCCGAGGCACTCGACCGCCTCTTCGACTCGACGGCTGCCGATGCCCTCGATGTCACCTTCGAGTACGCCGGGCACTCGGTCCTCGTCGAGGGCGAGGGGCGAGTGACGGTCGACGATACCGTCCACGACTCGGCCCCCGAGTTCAGGGGCGAGGGGTAA
- a CDS encoding 50S ribosomal protein L15e codes for MAKSFYSHIKDAWKDPDDGKLGELQWQRKQEWRKQGAIERIERPTRLDKARELGYKAKQGIVVARVSVRKGTARKQRFKAGRRSKRQGVNRIGRRKNIQRIGEERVSRKYPNLRVLNSYWVGEDGSQKWFEVILVDPNHPAIENDDDLNWICDDAHTNRAFRGLTNAGKDNRGLRTRGKGAEKVRPSNNGGQGRAK; via the coding sequence ATGGCAAAGAGCTTCTACTCACACATCAAAGACGCCTGGAAGGACCCCGACGACGGCAAGCTCGGGGAGCTCCAGTGGCAGCGCAAACAGGAATGGCGAAAGCAGGGCGCGATCGAGCGCATCGAGCGACCGACGCGTCTCGACAAGGCCCGCGAACTCGGCTACAAGGCCAAACAGGGCATCGTCGTCGCTCGCGTGTCCGTCCGCAAAGGGACGGCCCGCAAGCAGCGGTTCAAGGCCGGTCGTCGATCCAAGCGCCAGGGCGTCAACCGCATCGGTCGACGCAAAAACATCCAGCGCATCGGTGAAGAGCGCGTCTCCCGCAAGTACCCCAACCTGCGCGTGCTCAACAGTTACTGGGTCGGGGAAGACGGCAGCCAGAAGTGGTTCGAAGTGATCCTCGTGGATCCGAACCACCCGGCGATCGAGAACGACGACGATCTCAACTGGATCTGCGACGACGCCCACACGAACCGTGCGTTCCGTGGGCTGACGAACGCAGGCAAGGACAACCGCGGCCTCCGCACCCGCGGCAAGGGTGCCGAAAAGGTCCGTCCGTCCAACAACGGCGGCCAGGGCCGCGCGAAATAA
- a CDS encoding universal stress protein: MTDHVLVPVDDSEKSIDALEFACTEYPSASITALHVVDPGDFYAATGVEGGAMANYEQIKAHHENYAEEILESARKRAADHGREIETKQLVGGVSRTIVEYAADHDVDHIAVGSHGRTGASRILLGSVAETIARRSPVPVTIVR; this comes from the coding sequence ATGACAGACCACGTTCTCGTCCCCGTCGACGACTCCGAGAAGTCGATCGATGCCCTCGAGTTCGCGTGTACCGAGTACCCGAGCGCGTCGATCACCGCGCTCCACGTCGTCGATCCCGGCGATTTCTATGCGGCGACAGGCGTTGAAGGCGGTGCGATGGCGAACTACGAGCAGATCAAAGCACACCACGAGAACTACGCCGAAGAGATTCTCGAGTCGGCCCGGAAGCGAGCGGCCGACCACGGCCGTGAGATCGAGACCAAACAGCTCGTCGGTGGCGTCTCGCGAACGATCGTCGAGTACGCGGCCGACCACGACGTCGATCACATCGCCGTTGGCAGCCACGGCCGGACCGGTGCGAGTCGGATCCTCCTGGGAAGCGTCGCTGAGACGATTGCGCGACGGTCACCGGTGCCGGTGACGATCGTTCGCTAG
- a CDS encoding universal stress protein — translation MPEHVLVPVDDSDQSTEALEFACREYPDTKITALHVLDPRGFYGVANIQESAETNYEALETRNKERAEELLEEAREQAAALDREIETEHAVGVVADSIVEYAADHDVDHITIGSHGRTGASRILLGSVAETVARRSPVPVAIVR, via the coding sequence ATGCCAGAACACGTTCTCGTCCCCGTCGACGACTCCGACCAATCGACCGAGGCCCTCGAGTTCGCTTGCCGGGAGTATCCGGACACGAAAATCACGGCTTTGCACGTCCTCGACCCGCGTGGCTTCTACGGTGTAGCGAACATCCAGGAAAGTGCCGAGACGAACTACGAAGCACTCGAGACACGCAACAAAGAGCGAGCCGAGGAACTCCTCGAGGAAGCCCGCGAGCAGGCGGCTGCCCTCGACCGCGAGATCGAGACCGAACACGCCGTCGGCGTCGTAGCGGACTCGATCGTCGAGTACGCGGCAGACCACGACGTCGATCACATCACGATCGGCAGCCACGGCCGGACCGGTGCGAGTCGAATCCTTCTGGGGAGCGTCGCCGAAACCGTCGCTCGCCGCTCGCCGGTACCGGTCGCGATCGTTCGCTAA
- the glmS gene encoding methylaspartate mutase subunit S encodes MTKTVILGVIGSDAHVVGITILERAFEAAGFDVVNLGVQTSQEEFVDAATEADAEAVLVSSLYGHAKQDCQGFHERLVDAGLEDVTTYIGGNLAVGQDDFDETRRFFRSLGFDRVFDSETDPEEAIAALRADLDMRSSEAEQESHTVRA; translated from the coding sequence ATGACCAAGACAGTCATCCTCGGCGTGATCGGTTCCGACGCCCACGTCGTCGGAATCACCATCCTAGAACGGGCGTTTGAGGCAGCCGGATTCGACGTCGTCAACCTGGGCGTCCAGACCTCTCAGGAAGAGTTCGTCGACGCGGCAACCGAAGCCGATGCCGAGGCCGTACTGGTCTCGTCGCTCTACGGCCACGCCAAACAGGACTGTCAAGGCTTCCACGAGCGACTCGTCGACGCGGGCCTCGAGGACGTGACCACCTACATCGGCGGTAACCTGGCCGTCGGGCAGGACGACTTCGACGAGACCCGCCGATTCTTCCGCAGTCTCGGATTCGATCGCGTCTTCGACTCCGAGACCGACCCAGAAGAGGCGATCGCAGCACTCCGGGCCGACCTGGACATGCGCTCCTCGGAAGCCGAACAGGAGAGTCACACCGTCCGCGCCTGA
- a CDS encoding phosphoribosyltransferase family protein: MNRAEKAGLQLRAVDVLRMLKETRTYDELAAETGLPAGDLNRYVNGHVLPGTDRAREIVEDLGRDALATELEARIRVDDEGYVDNTGTVFDQPFLDLAAPVVANSFEFERPDVVLTAATDGITLAASLASYYGTRCAYAKKRKETAVEEFIEARERLESGIQLTYYLPASAIEPGSSVLVVDDLIRSGETQELLLDIVETAEADAAGVFALIAAGDDGIERARERTGAPVGALTSI, encoded by the coding sequence ATGAACCGCGCGGAGAAGGCTGGCCTCCAGTTACGGGCCGTCGACGTGTTGCGGATGTTGAAAGAGACGCGAACGTACGACGAACTCGCTGCCGAAACCGGGCTTCCAGCGGGAGACCTGAACCGGTACGTCAACGGTCACGTCCTTCCGGGGACCGATCGTGCGCGCGAGATCGTCGAGGACCTCGGACGGGACGCACTGGCGACGGAACTCGAAGCACGCATCCGAGTCGACGACGAGGGCTACGTCGACAACACCGGGACGGTCTTCGACCAGCCGTTTCTCGACCTCGCCGCGCCCGTCGTCGCGAACAGCTTCGAGTTCGAGCGGCCGGACGTCGTGCTCACTGCTGCGACCGACGGCATCACGCTCGCCGCGTCGCTCGCGAGTTACTACGGAACTCGCTGTGCGTACGCAAAAAAACGCAAGGAGACCGCCGTCGAGGAGTTCATCGAAGCCCGCGAGCGCCTCGAGTCCGGCATCCAGCTTACTTACTACCTGCCGGCGTCGGCGATCGAACCGGGCTCGTCGGTACTCGTCGTCGACGATCTGATTCGATCGGGCGAGACCCAGGAGTTGCTGCTCGACATCGTCGAGACGGCAGAGGCCGACGCCGCAGGGGTGTTCGCACTCATCGCCGCGGGCGACGACGGAATCGAACGCGCACGCGAGCGAACCGGCGCACCTGTCGGGGCACTAACGTCGATCTGA
- a CDS encoding rubrerythrin-like domain-containing protein, with translation MPTRTIELETLEESTYECFSCGTIVCATAPQSCPNCGTDMRNRGTAIE, from the coding sequence ATGCCTACGAGAACGATCGAACTCGAGACCCTCGAGGAATCGACGTACGAGTGCTTTAGTTGCGGAACCATCGTGTGTGCGACAGCCCCACAGTCGTGTCCGAACTGTGGGACAGACATGCGCAACCGAGGGACGGCGATCGAGTGA
- the gdhB gene encoding glutamate dehydrogenase GdhB: MATRREYQPVSDEVPTESADESALETARRQLARAAAALEIDDAIHERLEHPASVHEVTVPLERDDGTVDVFTGFRAQHDSVRGPYKGGLRYHPEVSRDECVGLAMWMTWKCAVMDLPFGGAKGGIVVDPKSLSTDEKERLTRRFTQELREVIGPTVDIPAPDMGTDPQTMAWLMDAYSMQEGETTPGVVTGKPPAVGGSYGREEAPGRSVAIVTRETCEYYDRPLEDVTVAVQGFGSVGANAARLLEEWGATVVATSDVNGAIYDPDGLDVAGIPSHDEEPEAVTSYAAERDDLVTLSNDDLLELDVDVLVPAAVGNVITADNAGEIQADLVVEGANGPTTTAADAILEERDVTVIPDILANAGGVTVSYFEWLQDINRRKWSPERVQEELETEMQNAWNAVRTAVEDRDVTWRDGAYVVALSRIADAHDSRGLWP, translated from the coding sequence ATGGCGACCAGACGCGAATACCAGCCCGTTTCGGACGAAGTACCGACTGAATCTGCGGACGAGAGCGCCCTCGAGACTGCACGCCGCCAGCTCGCCCGCGCGGCCGCGGCGCTCGAGATCGACGACGCGATCCACGAACGGCTCGAGCACCCGGCGTCGGTCCACGAGGTGACGGTACCACTCGAGCGCGACGACGGGACCGTCGACGTCTTCACCGGCTTTCGCGCCCAGCACGACAGCGTCCGCGGCCCATACAAGGGCGGACTGCGTTATCACCCCGAGGTCAGCCGCGACGAGTGTGTTGGCCTCGCGATGTGGATGACCTGGAAGTGTGCCGTGATGGATCTCCCGTTCGGCGGCGCGAAAGGCGGTATCGTCGTCGATCCAAAATCGCTCTCTACCGACGAGAAAGAGCGACTCACTCGGCGGTTCACCCAGGAGCTGCGCGAGGTGATCGGTCCGACGGTCGACATCCCTGCTCCCGACATGGGAACCGACCCGCAGACGATGGCCTGGCTGATGGACGCGTACTCGATGCAGGAAGGCGAGACCACTCCCGGCGTCGTCACCGGAAAACCGCCCGCAGTCGGCGGTTCCTACGGCCGTGAAGAGGCTCCCGGCCGCAGCGTCGCCATCGTCACCCGAGAGACCTGTGAGTACTACGACCGCCCGCTCGAGGACGTCACCGTGGCCGTCCAGGGCTTCGGCAGCGTGGGGGCGAACGCCGCCCGCCTGCTCGAGGAGTGGGGAGCGACTGTCGTCGCCACCTCGGACGTCAACGGCGCGATCTACGACCCAGATGGGCTCGATGTTGCCGGAATTCCCTCCCACGACGAAGAGCCCGAGGCGGTCACCAGCTATGCCGCCGAACGCGACGACCTGGTCACGCTCTCGAACGACGACCTCCTCGAACTCGACGTCGACGTCCTGGTACCGGCGGCCGTCGGCAACGTGATCACGGCGGACAACGCCGGCGAGATCCAGGCCGACCTGGTCGTCGAGGGCGCGAATGGACCCACGACGACCGCCGCCGACGCCATCCTCGAGGAACGCGACGTCACGGTGATCCCGGACATCCTCGCGAACGCCGGCGGCGTCACCGTCTCGTACTTCGAGTGGCTCCAGGACATCAACCGCCGCAAGTGGTCGCCCGAGCGCGTCCAGGAGGAACTCGAGACCGAGATGCAAAACGCCTGGAACGCCGTCCGCACGGCGGTCGAAGACCGCGACGTGACCTGGCGTGACGGGGCGTACGTCGTTGCCCTCTCCCGGATCGCCGACGCACACGACTCGAGGGGACTCTGGCCCTGA
- a CDS encoding BtrH N-terminal domain-containing protein: MDVLVSDYRHRTGRHCGSTSLRNLSDHYGWEDDEQTCFGLATGLGFTYFELPDSPSRGFVGRPPRIEGTFFELLEIGVDNHEGEAWGPVRERIRDRLAAGDPVMVCTDIYYLGYFETDTHFAPHSVLCVGVEDDGATVVPKGATGSKPV, encoded by the coding sequence ATGGACGTGCTGGTGTCTGACTACCGTCACCGGACCGGTCGCCACTGCGGGTCGACGTCGCTTCGAAATCTCTCCGACCACTACGGTTGGGAAGACGACGAACAGACCTGTTTCGGACTGGCTACCGGTCTCGGTTTCACGTACTTCGAGCTTCCCGACAGCCCGTCTCGTGGCTTCGTCGGCCGACCACCGCGTATCGAGGGGACGTTCTTCGAACTGCTCGAGATCGGTGTCGACAACCACGAGGGCGAGGCGTGGGGCCCGGTCCGCGAACGAATCCGGGACCGTCTCGCGGCCGGCGATCCGGTGATGGTCTGTACGGACATCTATTACCTCGGGTACTTCGAGACCGACACCCACTTTGCACCCCACTCGGTGCTCTGCGTCGGCGTCGAAGACGACGGCGCGACCGTCGTCCCGAAAGGCGCTACCGGGTCGAAACCGGTGTAG
- a CDS encoding helix-turn-helix transcriptional regulator, producing the protein MVSNGIQPTPSSSPIGDVAYLARSEHRVPALVAVTDRPRSRSELCELTGVSSSTIRRTLREFEDRSWIRKEGYRYTTTRLGDAIASGMTDLIGLVETERKLRDVWHWLPDEVSAFPVETWAKLTVTVAEPDSPYCPVNRFESLLTQTSKLRFLRPEVALMEPVLDELFGLIDDGAAVTLVDRPSCHSYFRSTYPERSSEMMSRNNFTVLEHDELPSYGVGLLDDRVIISCYGRDSGSVRAVIDTDVPAIREWAESVYASYESDARPLEPQPLEEPLE; encoded by the coding sequence ATGGTAAGTAATGGCATACAACCGACTCCCTCGAGTTCTCCGATCGGAGACGTCGCGTATCTCGCGCGGTCTGAACACCGCGTTCCGGCGCTCGTCGCGGTGACCGACCGGCCGCGGAGCCGATCCGAACTCTGCGAGCTGACCGGCGTTTCATCGTCGACGATCCGACGGACGCTCAGGGAGTTCGAAGACCGATCCTGGATCCGAAAGGAGGGATACCGGTACACGACAACGCGGCTCGGCGACGCGATCGCGTCGGGGATGACGGATCTGATCGGCCTCGTCGAGACCGAACGAAAGCTGCGCGACGTCTGGCACTGGCTGCCGGATGAGGTGAGTGCGTTCCCGGTCGAGACGTGGGCGAAACTGACGGTGACTGTCGCCGAGCCCGATTCGCCGTACTGTCCGGTAAATCGGTTCGAGTCGCTCCTCACACAGACGAGCAAGCTACGCTTTCTCCGGCCCGAGGTCGCCCTCATGGAGCCCGTCCTGGACGAACTCTTCGGGCTGATCGACGACGGTGCGGCCGTCACGCTGGTCGACCGGCCGAGCTGTCACTCGTACTTTCGATCGACGTATCCAGAGCGAAGTTCGGAGATGATGAGCCGAAATAATTTCACGGTTCTGGAACACGACGAACTCCCGTCGTACGGAGTTGGGCTCCTCGACGACCGCGTCATCATCAGCTGTTACGGGCGAGACAGTGGGTCAGTCAGGGCAGTGATCGATACCGACGTCCCGGCGATTCGCGAGTGGGCGGAGTCGGTTTACGCGTCCTACGAGTCGGACGCTCGGCCACTCGAGCCCCAGCCTCTCGAAGAGCCACTCGAGTGA
- the aglM gene encoding UDP-glucose 6-dehydrogenase AglM, whose translation MNVSIVGSGYVGTTIAACLADLGHEVVNVEIDQDIVDAINAGDAPIHEPGLEERIADHAGTRLRATTDYGEVRDTDVTFLCLPTPSTEDGSLELGPMRAGAESLGGALATKEDDHLVVVKSTVLPGTTEEVVGPILEAESGTQVGEGLELAMNPEFLRMGTAVSDFLAPDKVVLGTTSDDAASTLRALYDPILSSEETDLVETDLREAELIKYANNAFLAAKVSLVNELGNVAKEYGADAYEVLEAVGLDDRISARFMRSGLGWGGSCFPKDVDALRAGAREQGYEPDLLDAAVAVNDGQPRRLVDLLADHVDLEGARIAVLGLSFKPGTDDVRKSRALDVIRRLDERGARPVAYDPVAIDNVRERYPDLPAAYADSASEALEEADGAVVATDWPEFDDCSFAGMARRVVVDGRRIDVDAADLEVYEGLTW comes from the coding sequence ATGAACGTCTCTATCGTCGGCAGCGGCTATGTCGGCACGACGATCGCCGCCTGTCTCGCAGACCTCGGTCACGAGGTCGTCAACGTCGAGATCGATCAGGACATCGTCGACGCCATCAACGCTGGCGACGCCCCGATCCACGAACCGGGGCTCGAAGAACGAATCGCCGACCACGCCGGGACGCGGCTCCGGGCGACGACCGACTACGGCGAAGTTCGTGACACCGACGTCACCTTCCTCTGTCTCCCGACGCCGAGTACCGAGGACGGCAGCCTCGAGTTGGGGCCGATGCGAGCCGGAGCGGAATCGCTCGGCGGGGCGCTCGCGACGAAAGAGGACGACCACCTCGTGGTGGTCAAGTCGACCGTCCTCCCCGGGACGACCGAGGAGGTCGTCGGCCCGATCCTCGAGGCCGAATCCGGCACCCAGGTCGGCGAGGGGCTCGAACTCGCGATGAACCCCGAGTTCCTGCGGATGGGCACGGCCGTTTCGGATTTCTTAGCGCCCGACAAGGTCGTACTCGGCACGACCAGCGACGACGCGGCGTCGACACTGCGAGCGCTCTACGATCCTATCCTGTCGAGCGAGGAGACGGACCTCGTCGAGACGGACCTTCGGGAGGCCGAACTCATCAAGTACGCCAACAACGCCTTCCTCGCCGCGAAGGTCTCGCTGGTGAACGAGCTCGGCAACGTCGCCAAGGAGTACGGCGCGGACGCCTACGAGGTGCTCGAGGCAGTCGGTCTCGACGACCGAATCTCTGCACGCTTCATGCGCTCGGGGCTGGGCTGGGGTGGGTCCTGTTTCCCGAAAGACGTCGACGCCCTCCGTGCTGGTGCTCGCGAGCAGGGGTACGAGCCAGACCTGCTCGACGCCGCCGTCGCCGTCAACGACGGCCAGCCACGACGGCTGGTCGACTTGCTCGCCGACCACGTCGACCTCGAGGGAGCCCGGATCGCCGTTCTCGGCCTCTCGTTCAAGCCCGGCACCGACGACGTCCGCAAGTCCCGTGCGCTCGACGTGATCCGCCGGCTCGACGAACGAGGTGCCCGGCCCGTCGCCTACGATCCGGTTGCGATCGACAACGTCCGCGAGCGCTATCCGGATCTGCCGGCCGCGTACGCCGACTCGGCGAGCGAGGCACTCGAAGAAGCAGACGGCGCAGTCGTCGCGACCGACTGGCCCGAGTTCGACGACTGCTCGTTCGCGGGGATGGCCCGGCGGGTGGTCGTCGACGGTCGCCGGATCGACGTCGACGCGGCCGATCTCGAGGTGTACGAGGGATTGACCTGGTGA
- the aglJ gene encoding S-layer glycoprotein N-glycosyltransferase AglJ, with amino-acid sequence MEHDAVRADSRLRGDGGEVFTMTDETREISAEDVCVLIPTLNEAATIGDVIDGFYEEGFTNVVVVDGDSDDETQEIARERGAGVIVQSGDGKGQAVREAVQYLDVPYVLMVDGDGTYDPADAETMLEPLSRGYEHVIGNRFADMDDDAMKALNGFGNRMINRAFRFIHGPDYDDILSGYRAFTVDSFERLSLDSDGFTIETELAVECVKHGVETTVVPISYSARPEESETNLHPITDGGTIILALYSLAKTNNPLFYFGSLGLTGIVTGGLIAVYVLWRWLQYGIGHEILAVVSAAAILVGVQLLMFGVLSDMLVTLHREQRRRLEQITREARESDDE; translated from the coding sequence ATGGAACACGACGCGGTTCGCGCGGATTCACGGCTCCGTGGAGACGGTGGCGAGGTCTTCACGATGACCGACGAGACGCGCGAAATTTCGGCTGAGGACGTCTGCGTCCTTATCCCCACGCTGAACGAAGCCGCCACGATCGGCGACGTGATCGACGGCTTCTACGAGGAGGGATTTACGAACGTCGTCGTCGTCGACGGCGACTCTGACGACGAGACCCAGGAGATCGCTCGTGAGCGCGGCGCTGGTGTCATCGTCCAGTCCGGCGATGGGAAAGGGCAGGCGGTTCGTGAAGCTGTCCAGTATCTCGACGTGCCGTACGTCCTGATGGTCGACGGCGACGGGACGTACGATCCCGCCGACGCAGAGACGATGCTCGAGCCTCTCTCACGCGGCTACGAACACGTCATCGGGAACCGCTTTGCGGACATGGACGACGACGCGATGAAAGCGTTGAACGGTTTCGGCAACCGGATGATCAACCGCGCGTTCCGGTTCATCCACGGCCCGGACTACGACGACATCCTGTCGGGCTACCGTGCGTTCACGGTGGACTCTTTCGAACGGCTCTCGCTCGACTCCGATGGCTTTACGATCGAGACCGAACTCGCCGTCGAGTGTGTCAAACACGGCGTCGAGACGACGGTCGTCCCGATCAGTTACAGCGCCCGCCCCGAAGAGTCAGAGACGAATCTCCATCCAATCACGGACGGTGGAACCATTATCCTCGCGCTGTACTCGCTCGCGAAGACGAACAACCCGCTGTTTTATTTCGGGAGTCTCGGTCTCACGGGGATCGTCACTGGCGGCCTCATCGCCGTGTACGTGCTCTGGCGGTGGCTCCAGTACGGCATCGGCCACGAAATTCTCGCGGTCGTCTCCGCTGCCGCAATCCTGGTCGGCGTTCAACTCCTGATGTTCGGCGTTCTGTCGGACATGCTCGTCACGCTCCACCGGGAACAGCGACGCCGGCTCGAGCAGATCACGCGCGAAGCACGCGAGTCCGACGACGAGTAA
- a CDS encoding DUF5789 family protein, translated as MGVRPPSSGDDEEPKSVEFGIAAVDARLRDGDLSFPATKDDVAAELGHERIPYDVHGNDIALGEMLAEVDTEEFRSRQELLNDLHEPFEAYREANSGGVFQQVRSMLPF; from the coding sequence ATGGGAGTGCGGCCACCATCGAGCGGAGACGACGAGGAACCGAAAAGCGTCGAGTTCGGAATCGCTGCCGTCGACGCCCGACTACGGGACGGCGACCTCTCCTTTCCGGCGACGAAAGACGACGTCGCAGCGGAGCTCGGTCACGAACGCATCCCCTACGACGTCCACGGCAACGACATCGCGCTAGGCGAGATGCTCGCAGAAGTCGACACCGAGGAGTTTCGGTCCCGACAGGAGCTATTGAACGACCTGCATGAACCCTTCGAAGCGTATCGAGAGGCCAATTCCGGCGGCGTCTTCCAGCAGGTCCGGTCGATGCTTCCGTTCTGA
- a CDS encoding ribbon-helix-helix domain-containing protein, whose product MTEYTTVSIPKDLAERVEETIDGTSFQSTSDLVRFLLRSIVIQHQKQGQLTEAEFEEITEQLRGLGYLE is encoded by the coding sequence ATGACCGAGTACACCACGGTTTCGATCCCGAAAGATCTCGCCGAACGGGTCGAAGAGACGATCGACGGAACGAGTTTTCAGAGCACGAGCGACCTCGTCCGCTTCCTGCTTCGCAGCATCGTCATCCAGCACCAGAAACAGGGCCAGCTAACCGAAGCCGAGTTCGAAGAGATCACCGAACAGCTACGCGGCCTGGGTTATCTCGAGTGA